From the genome of Orcinus orca chromosome 5, mOrcOrc1.1, whole genome shotgun sequence, one region includes:
- the FAM131A gene encoding protein FAM131A isoform X2, translated as MGCIGSRSPAGQVASDPAWAVEWIELPRGLSLSSLGSARTLRGWSRSSRPSSVDSQDLPEVNVGDTVAMLPKSRRALTIQEIAALARSSLHGISQVVKDHVTKPTAMAQGRVAHLIEWKGWSKPSDSPAALESAFSSYSDLSEGEQEARFAAGVAEQFAIAEAKLRAWSSVDGEDSTDESYDEDFAGGTDSDMTGQLPLGPHLQDLFTGHRFSRPMRQGSVEPESDCSQTVSPETLCSSLCSLEDGLLGSPARLASQLLGDELLLAKLPHSRESAFRSLGPLEAQDSLYNSPLTESCLSPAEEEPAPCKDCQPLCLPPASSWERQRQASDVASSGVVSLDEDEVEPEEQ; from the exons ATGGGCTGTATCGGCTCTCGGAGCCCGGCGGGTCAGG tGGCCTCGGATCCGGCGTGGGCTGTGGAGTGGATCGAACTTCCTCGGGGCCTCTCTCTATCTTCCTTGGGATCTGCTCGGACCCTCCGAGGCTGGAGCCGGTCCTCCCGTCCTTCCTCAGTGGACAGCCAGGACTTGCCAGAG GTGAATGTTGGAGACACAGTCGCGATGCTGCCCAAGTCCCGAAGAGCCCTAACTATCCAGGAGATTGCTGCGCTGGCCAGATCCTCCCTGCATG GTATTTCCCAGGTAGTGAAGGACCACGTGACCAAgcccactgccatggcccagggcCGAGTGGCTCACCTCATTGAGTGGAAGGGCTGGAGCAAGCCAAGTGACTCGCCCGCTGCCCTAGAATCAGCCTTTTCCTCCTATTCAGACCTCAGTGAGGGTGAACAAGAGGCTCGCTTTGCAGCAG GAGTGGCCGAGCAATTCGCCATTGCAGAAGCCAAGCTCCGGGCATGGTCATCAGTGGATGGGGAGGACTCCACCGATGAATCCTATGATGAGGACTTTGCTGGGGGAACTGACTCAG ACATGACTGGGCAGCTGCCCCTGGGGCCCCACCTCCAGGACCTCTTCACCGGCCACCGATTCTCCCGGCCTATGCGCCAGGGCTCCGTGGAACCCGAGAGCGACTGCTCGCAGACCGTGTCCCCAGAGACCCTGTGCTCTAGTCTGTGCAGCCTGGAGGACGGGTTGTTGGGCTCCCCGGCCCGCCTGGCTTCCCAGCTGCTGGGCGACGAGCTGCTCCTCGCCAAACTGCCCCACAGCCGGGAAAGTGCCTTCCGCAGCCTGGGCCCATTGGAGGCCCAGGACTCGCTCTACAACTCGCCCCTCACAGAGTCCTGCCTTTCTCCTGCTGAGGAGGAGCCAGCCCCCTGCAAGGACTGCCAGCCGCTCTGCCTGCCGCCAGCGAGCAGCTGGGAACGGCAGCGGCAAGCCTCTGACGTAGCTTCTTCTGGGGTGGTGTCCTTAGACGAGGATGAGGTGGAGCCAGAGGAACAGTGA
- the FAM131A gene encoding protein FAM131A isoform X1, translating into MPMISVLGKMFLWQREGPGGRWTCQTSRRVASDPAWAVEWIELPRGLSLSSLGSARTLRGWSRSSRPSSVDSQDLPEVNVGDTVAMLPKSRRALTIQEIAALARSSLHGISQVVKDHVTKPTAMAQGRVAHLIEWKGWSKPSDSPAALESAFSSYSDLSEGEQEARFAAGVAEQFAIAEAKLRAWSSVDGEDSTDESYDEDFAGGTDSDMTGQLPLGPHLQDLFTGHRFSRPMRQGSVEPESDCSQTVSPETLCSSLCSLEDGLLGSPARLASQLLGDELLLAKLPHSRESAFRSLGPLEAQDSLYNSPLTESCLSPAEEEPAPCKDCQPLCLPPASSWERQRQASDVASSGVVSLDEDEVEPEEQ; encoded by the exons ATGCCTATGATTTCTGTGCTGGGCAAAATGTTTCTGTGGCAGCGTGAAGGGCCTGGAGGACGATGGACTTGTCAGACAAGTCGCAGAG tGGCCTCGGATCCGGCGTGGGCTGTGGAGTGGATCGAACTTCCTCGGGGCCTCTCTCTATCTTCCTTGGGATCTGCTCGGACCCTCCGAGGCTGGAGCCGGTCCTCCCGTCCTTCCTCAGTGGACAGCCAGGACTTGCCAGAG GTGAATGTTGGAGACACAGTCGCGATGCTGCCCAAGTCCCGAAGAGCCCTAACTATCCAGGAGATTGCTGCGCTGGCCAGATCCTCCCTGCATG GTATTTCCCAGGTAGTGAAGGACCACGTGACCAAgcccactgccatggcccagggcCGAGTGGCTCACCTCATTGAGTGGAAGGGCTGGAGCAAGCCAAGTGACTCGCCCGCTGCCCTAGAATCAGCCTTTTCCTCCTATTCAGACCTCAGTGAGGGTGAACAAGAGGCTCGCTTTGCAGCAG GAGTGGCCGAGCAATTCGCCATTGCAGAAGCCAAGCTCCGGGCATGGTCATCAGTGGATGGGGAGGACTCCACCGATGAATCCTATGATGAGGACTTTGCTGGGGGAACTGACTCAG ACATGACTGGGCAGCTGCCCCTGGGGCCCCACCTCCAGGACCTCTTCACCGGCCACCGATTCTCCCGGCCTATGCGCCAGGGCTCCGTGGAACCCGAGAGCGACTGCTCGCAGACCGTGTCCCCAGAGACCCTGTGCTCTAGTCTGTGCAGCCTGGAGGACGGGTTGTTGGGCTCCCCGGCCCGCCTGGCTTCCCAGCTGCTGGGCGACGAGCTGCTCCTCGCCAAACTGCCCCACAGCCGGGAAAGTGCCTTCCGCAGCCTGGGCCCATTGGAGGCCCAGGACTCGCTCTACAACTCGCCCCTCACAGAGTCCTGCCTTTCTCCTGCTGAGGAGGAGCCAGCCCCCTGCAAGGACTGCCAGCCGCTCTGCCTGCCGCCAGCGAGCAGCTGGGAACGGCAGCGGCAAGCCTCTGACGTAGCTTCTTCTGGGGTGGTGTCCTTAGACGAGGATGAGGTGGAGCCAGAGGAACAGTGA
- the FAM131A gene encoding protein FAM131A isoform X3: MLPKSRRALTIQEIAALARSSLHGISQVVKDHVTKPTAMAQGRVAHLIEWKGWSKPSDSPAALESAFSSYSDLSEGEQEARFAAGVAEQFAIAEAKLRAWSSVDGEDSTDESYDEDFAGGTDSDMTGQLPLGPHLQDLFTGHRFSRPMRQGSVEPESDCSQTVSPETLCSSLCSLEDGLLGSPARLASQLLGDELLLAKLPHSRESAFRSLGPLEAQDSLYNSPLTESCLSPAEEEPAPCKDCQPLCLPPASSWERQRQASDVASSGVVSLDEDEVEPEEQ, translated from the exons ATGCTGCCCAAGTCCCGAAGAGCCCTAACTATCCAGGAGATTGCTGCGCTGGCCAGATCCTCCCTGCATG GTATTTCCCAGGTAGTGAAGGACCACGTGACCAAgcccactgccatggcccagggcCGAGTGGCTCACCTCATTGAGTGGAAGGGCTGGAGCAAGCCAAGTGACTCGCCCGCTGCCCTAGAATCAGCCTTTTCCTCCTATTCAGACCTCAGTGAGGGTGAACAAGAGGCTCGCTTTGCAGCAG GAGTGGCCGAGCAATTCGCCATTGCAGAAGCCAAGCTCCGGGCATGGTCATCAGTGGATGGGGAGGACTCCACCGATGAATCCTATGATGAGGACTTTGCTGGGGGAACTGACTCAG ACATGACTGGGCAGCTGCCCCTGGGGCCCCACCTCCAGGACCTCTTCACCGGCCACCGATTCTCCCGGCCTATGCGCCAGGGCTCCGTGGAACCCGAGAGCGACTGCTCGCAGACCGTGTCCCCAGAGACCCTGTGCTCTAGTCTGTGCAGCCTGGAGGACGGGTTGTTGGGCTCCCCGGCCCGCCTGGCTTCCCAGCTGCTGGGCGACGAGCTGCTCCTCGCCAAACTGCCCCACAGCCGGGAAAGTGCCTTCCGCAGCCTGGGCCCATTGGAGGCCCAGGACTCGCTCTACAACTCGCCCCTCACAGAGTCCTGCCTTTCTCCTGCTGAGGAGGAGCCAGCCCCCTGCAAGGACTGCCAGCCGCTCTGCCTGCCGCCAGCGAGCAGCTGGGAACGGCAGCGGCAAGCCTCTGACGTAGCTTCTTCTGGGGTGGTGTCCTTAGACGAGGATGAGGTGGAGCCAGAGGAACAGTGA